The sequence below is a genomic window from Serratia nevei.
GCTGATCGCCGCCGCATTGCTAATGGCGCTGGGCGCCGGCGCGGTGAAACTGGCGCTGCGCAAGTAACCGATAAAAGCGGCTTTTTTCGCCTGCGGATCCTGCGTAAACTGATTCGGCAATTTGCTCGACGGATTTATCGTCATCGGTTTTAGCGATGGCAATAATGCCTGTTATCGTGTTTAACCCTGCGATAAATCCGGTTACTGTAACAGCTATGGAAATTGATTCTGTCTACTATCGGAACAAATAATCAGGAGAAGATTATTATGGCAACGGCAAAGAAAGCAGCGAAAACCCATATCGGCCTCGACAGTAAACAATCGGCAAAACTCGCCGAGGCGCTGAACGCGCTGTTGGCGAACTATCAGGTGCTGTATATGAACGTGCGCGGCTATCACTGGAATATTACCGGCCCGCAGTTCTTTGAGCTGCACGCGAAATTCGAAGAGACATATAACGATCTGCTGACCAAGGTGGATGAGCTGGCGGAACGTATTCTGACGCTGGGCTCGCAGCCGCGTCACGCTTTCAGCGACTATCTGAAAACCGCCGACATCAAGGAACACACCAACGTGACCGATGATAAAGGCACGCTGCGCGGCCTGTTGGAAGGGTATTCAATCTTGCTGCAGCAGCAGCGTGAACTGCTGACGGTAGCGGCAGACGCCGGTGACGAAGGCACCGCGTCGCTGATGAGCGATTACATCAAAGAGCAGGAAAAACAGGTCTGGATGCTCAACGCCTATCTGGGCAAATAACCCAGGCGCCATAACAAAACAGTCCCTCACGGGACTGTTTTCGTTTTACCAC
It includes:
- a CDS encoding Dps family protein encodes the protein MATAKKAAKTHIGLDSKQSAKLAEALNALLANYQVLYMNVRGYHWNITGPQFFELHAKFEETYNDLLTKVDELAERILTLGSQPRHAFSDYLKTADIKEHTNVTDDKGTLRGLLEGYSILLQQQRELLTVAADAGDEGTASLMSDYIKEQEKQVWMLNAYLGK